The genome window ATGAAACGACTATTACTTGTCGGTTTGTTGGTGCTTATGGGCCTGGCCGGGAGGGCGCAATCGCTGGTCTATCATCCGAACAATCCAGCGTTTGGTGGTAACACCTTCAACTATGCCTGGATGCTTAGCTCGGCGCAGGCGCAGGACAAATTAAAAGACCCGACCGCCCCCAAAACAACGTCTTCGTCGGGTGCGCAGACGAATGCGCTGACCAATTTTTCGCAGACCCTTCAAAATCAACTCCTCAGTCAGCTGT of Spirosoma agri contains these proteins:
- a CDS encoding curli production assembly/transport component CsgF; this encodes MKRLLLVGLLVLMGLAGRAQSLVYHPNNPAFGGNTFNYAWMLSSAQAQDKLKDPTAPKTTSSSGAQTNALTNFSQTLQNQLLSQLSRNLFTSQFGEQGLKEGTFQFGDLQVVVANGTDGINIQITDGKGGQTTITVPYF